The region GCACGCGTGCCGCAATGGTCAGAAGGGTCTCGATCTGCTCATCATCCGGCCCGGGTCCGGTGAGAAAATTTGCCGGCACAGTGCGACGGGAAAGCAGATAATCGCGAAGCTGATCCATAGACCAAAACCCTCTCTTGCAGAGCAAAACCGAAGCCCTGACCTTCTGAGCAAGACTTGACCCCAAAAGGAAATAAGCCTCTGGGGGTGCCTCCACAAGGCCAAACTTCATTGATATAAGGCATTGTTGGAAACAGCGGTGATTCAAAGCTGCGCAAACGCGGCACGACGTTCAAAGGCCAATTGGAATGATACGACTGACATCTGCAATCTTATGGGTTTTGGTCAGCCTGGGAACGGCCTCTGTTTCAGCCCAGACAACTTCTCCCGGTCCACTAGACCTGAACGCAACACTGTCGGACCTGCCTCCACAGGGTCAAACAGGCCCGGACGCATCTCAACAGAACAGTCTTACCGACGGAACCAGTGCACCAGCGGATGCAGAAGCTCTTATCCTACAGCTGCAGGCCCAGCTTCATGCAGACGGGCCACTGATTCCGTCCGGCCTTACCTGGCGCATCTTCCAGGCTGAGGATGGCATTGAAGGTGTAACGCCGATCGGTACGCAGAAAGGCGGCAGTGTTGCCCTTCCACTGCAGCCGGGCTCCTATATTGTCCACGTGAGCTTCGGCCTTGCCAGCGCCATCAAGAAGATTACTGTGCAACAGGACAACCAGTCCGAGACCATCGACCTCAATGCCGGTGGCATGCAGCTTGATTCTGTTGTTGGCGACCGGAGACCGGTGAGCCGCTCACACGTGACATTTGACATCTTTTCCGAGCCGGATCAGGCAGGCAATCGCAAGCTTCTGCATCAGAAAGCGGAGTTCAACAAGATCGTCCGGCTGAATGCGGGAACCTATCATGTCGTCAGCCGGTACGGTGAGAGCAACGCAATCGTCCGCGCGGATATCCGCGTGCGTCCTGGAAAGCTGACCAACGCCACCATCATCCACCGGGCCGCCATGATTACACTGAAATTCGTCAACGAACCCGGAGGCGAAGCCCTGGCCAACACGATCTGGACGGTTCTGACACCCGGCGGGGACACAGTGGCAGAGAATGTCGGCGCCTTCCCCACCATGATCCTTGCAGAAGGCGACTACACAGCGGTTGCCAAGCATGAAGGCGAAATCTTCAACCGCGATTTCTCGGTGGAAGCAGGAGTCAATCGGGATGTGGAAGTCCTATCAACCCGCTTTGAAGCGCAATAATCGCACTTCAGGAGATCATTCCTGGTCAGGCAGCCATTTGTTGTTCTGCTGCCAGTTCGTGAACACGCCTGTACAGTTCATCAGTCAGAGCCTTGCGATCAGACTGCATCTCGAACTGGTCAAATGAGATCAGCGCGCCCACCCGCACATACATGGTCCGCCCTCGTAAACGCTTGAACTCCCGGATCAGAAGCGACAGGCGCAGGGTCTGACTGAACTTGCTGACAAGGTGAAATAGCGGGCCATTCTGTCCTTCAAAGTAAACAGGCATAACAGAGGCCTTTGATGCTTGGATCAGCTTAGCCACAAAGGTTTTCCACGGCAGATCAACAGCCTGGCCGAGAGGCCTCTCGGCAGTGGCAACACCACCAGCAGGAAACACAACAATTGTCGTTCCTTCCGCCAGAAGTCGCAGCGCTTCCTTCTTGGTCGCAATATTCGCCTGCAAGGCTTCCCGACTCTCGGAGAAATCAACCGGCAGGGAATAAGGCCTTATTTCCGGAACTTTCAAAAGTTCACTGTGGATCATCACCTTGTAAGGGCGCCCCAGCTTTTCTGCCAGAGACAGAAGCGCAATACCATCGCCAATCCCGAACGGGTGATTTGCGACAATCACCAACGGCCCTTTCGGAACTGACCGGACCGGCCAGCCCTCCCCCTTGATCGACAACGTCACCCGGATCAGATCCAGAAGGTCGGACATTGGCGTATCGCACTGATCAAGAACGCGTTTCTTCCAGATCGCATAAAGCGGCAGGAACTTGTTTCGACCGGACAATCCTTCCACCAGCCGGATCACCATACGACGCGCGAAAGGGTCCGACGGGCTCGCATAGCTCAACTCTGGAAATTTCACAGGCAGCCTCTAGTTCAACCGGGTTATCTGTTCGGAAAACTAGGTTCTGCAGATGACAGGATGATGAAAGGGCCGGTCAGGTTTCCCCGACCGGCCCTTTAAAAGGCCTGACGACAGAACGACTTCAGCCCTTCCGCCGTTTGACGTCAGGAGGTGTCATTTCCTCAAGCATCATAGCCATGGCATCATCAAAGCTCATGACCGTCTGATCCTTGGAGCCAAGGCGACGAATATTGACAGTCCCCTCTTCCGCTTCGCGATTACCGCAAACGAAAATCAGCGGAACCTTCGTCACTGAATGCTCACGAACCTTGTAGTTGATTTTCTCGTTGCGAATATCCAGCTCAGCCCGAACACCCGCCGCGCGAAGCTTCTGGGCAACCTCAGCAGCATAATCATCCGCAGCAGACGTGATTGTCGTCACAACAACCTGCGTCGGAGCAAGCCACAGCGGGAAGTGACCGGCATAGTCCTCGATCAGGATACCCAGGAAGCGTTCCATGGAGCCGCAGATAGCCCGGTGGATCATCACCGGCGTCTTCTTCTCGCCATCAGCATCAACGAAGAATGCTCCAAAGCGCTCTGGAAGGTTGAAGTCGACCTGCGTGGTGCCGCACTGCCATTCACGTCCGATTGCATCCCGAAGGGTATATTCGAACTTCGGCCCGTAGAAAGCACCTTCACCTGGCAGAATGTCGGTTTTGATCCGACCTTCCGACTGCTCTTCAATCGTCTTCAGAACCTCAGACATGACCGCTTCGGCATGATCCCAGAGCTCATCAGACCCGACACGCTTCTCCGGACGGGTCGACAGTTTCACGACAATCTCGTGGAAGCCGAAATCGGCATAGGTGGAGAGAATCAGATCGTTGATCTTGAGGCACTCTTCCGCCATCTGATCTTCCGTGCAGAAGATATGCGCATCATCCTGAGTGAAGGCACGAACCCGCATCAGGCCATGCAGGGCGCCGGATGGTTCATAACGGGACACAGATCCGAACTCGGACAGGCGCAACGGCAGGTCACGATAGGACTTGAGGCCATGCTTGAAGATCTGCACGTGGCCCGGGCAATTCATTGGCTTGATGGCAAAAACGCGGTCATCTTCCGTCTGGGTGACGAACATGTTCTCACGATACCAGTCCCAGTGCCCGGAGGTCTCCCACAACGCCTTATCGAGAATCTGCGGCGCATTGACTTCCTGATAGCCGGTATCATCCAGCCTGCGGCGCATATAGCTGATCATCTCCTGAAAGACTGTCCAGCCCTTCGGATGCCAGAACACAACGCCAGGTCCCTCTTCCTGGAAGTGATAGAGATCCATCTCGCGACCCAGGCGACGGTGATCCCGTTTCTCCGCCTCTTCCAGCATGTGGAGATAAGCCTTGAGTTCTTTCTCACTTGCCCAGGCAGTGCCATAGATACGGCTCAGCATCGGATTGTTGGCGTCTCCACGCCAGTAGGCGCCAGCGACTTTCATCAGCTTGAAAGCAGGGCCAATCTTGCCAACTGACGGCATGTGAGGGCCTCGACAGAGGTCCAGCCAGTCCCCTTGCCTGTAGATCTTCAGGTCTTCCCCTTCGGGAATCATATCCACCAGTTCGACCTTGTAGTGCTCGCCTTTCTCAGCAAAGAACGCTTTCGCCTCATCACGGCTCCACAACTCTTTGGTAAAGGGTGCATCACGCTCGATAATCTGGCGCATCCGCTTTTCGATGGCCGCAAAATCATCCACGCTAAACGGCTCGTCGCGTGCAAAGTCGTAGTAAAATCCGTTTTCGATAACCGGCCCGATCGTCACCTGTGTTCCCGGGAAAAGATCCTGCACGGCTTCTGCCAGAACATGGGCACAGTCATGCCGGATCAGCTCAAGGGCTTCCGGGGCATCCCGCGTTACGATCTCGATATCTGCGTCTGCATGAATAGGGTCACTCAGATCAGACAGAACACCATTGATCTTGGAGGCAACAGCCTTTTTCGACAGGGATTTGGAAATGGCCAGCGCAACGTCTGCTCCGGATACACCGGGCTCCATTTCTCGCGTGGCACCATCGGGGAAAGTCAGCGTAATCATGTCAGTCTCCTGCTCACTCACTGCATACCGCGCAGGTAAGCGCTTTTTGTCGACTTTCCTCTAAACGCTTCGCAGACGAAGGTCCACCCGCGAGACTGAGAAACAGGATGATTTTGGCATCAGGAGGCGTTTTTGAACCCTATTCCGCGTGAGGATTCATAACGCGGGCTGCGCCGGATACCCGGATAGAGCTTCCTCGTTCATCACTTAAGGTGACCGTAAGTCGTGACGGCATCCCCATATCCTCTCCCTGCCGGATGATGAACTCCCCGCCATGCGGCCAATCCAGATCCCTCAGATACCCGCCAAGAGCCGCAGCGGCTGCTCCGGTGGCCGGGTCCTCAACGACACCTCCAGACGCAAAGGCATTACGGACACGAAATTGCTGATCTGTTTCAGCATGAACAAGGGCAACAGTCACAAGGCCATGACTGTTCATGACATCACGTCCGTACTCAAGGTCATAAGCCATTTCAGCCAGACGGGAACGGGATTGAAGGGCCAGAACCAGATGCCTTGCACCCGCTTCCATCACAGCAGGCGGTATCCGGGCATCAAGATCATCCTCTGTCAGATGAAAGAGATCCAGGGCCTGATTGAGCAGATCGTCTGTTACTGCAGTACTGCGCGTCGGAGGTGACTGCAGAGCGGCCTGAAAGGTGTTGCCAACCTCCTGTCCTTCGACTGTGATATCTGCCTCAGAAAGCTGCAGGTGGAACGTATCACCTCCCTCTTTCATGGCCAGGGCCGCGCCAAGAGCTATGGTGGCATGGCCGCAGAACGGCACCTCCTGCTCTGGAGAGAAATAACGCACAATCCAGCTTTTCTGATCCGTGTCAGGAGCTGCAAAGACCGTCTCGGAATACCCCACATCAGCAGCAATCTGCTGCATGTCTTCCGGTGTCGGCAGTGTCTTATCGATATGGACACCTGCCGGATTACCACCGCGGTCATCCAGCGAAAAGGCTGCAATTCTCTGTATTGTCATCACCGGCTCCCCATCTCTGATAAGTCTCATATGGAAAGCAGCAGGTTGACCGTCAACGGGCAAAATACCGGAGTTCAAAACCCTGGTGTCCCAAATACCGGTGTCCCAAATACCGGTGTCCCCAATACCGGTGTCCCAAATACCGGTGTCATAGTCTCATGATCAGTGCCTAACGCTTTTCAGCGCTGTCTGCCATGGCCCGATAAGTCCAGGGCTTGTACCAGCGCGCCGCCGGAGGAAGCGTTTCAGGAACCGGGTCAAACCCGCAATAACCAAGGGGATTGCAACGAAGAATACGAAACAGCCCCATCCAGCCACCAGCCCAGAAGCCAAAACGCTCCATGGCCTCATGGGTGTAATAAGAGCAGCTCGGCTCATACCGGCAGGAACGCCCGATCAGGGATGACAGGGTCAGTTGATAGGTTCTGATCAGAATTTGCGCGAGACGTTTCAGCACCTGTTTCCTGTCTCTACGACCCTATGCTGCCGCGCCTTCATTTTTCTCGATCTGGGAGACGGCATCCACCACCGCATCAAAGGTCAGAAGCGTCGAGGCATGGCGTGGCTTATAGTCACGCACCGGCTCAAGAAACTGCAGATCAGACCAGCGGCCATTTGGAGCATCACCATTTTCTTTCAGCATGGCATACATCTTTTCACGCACATCACGGAGCTCAGATGCAGATGCACCGACAACGGAGCGAGCCATAATAGAGGATGCTGCCTGGCCAAGTGCACAGGCCTTGACGTCATGGGCAAATTCCGTGACCACGCCATCTTTCATTTTCAGGTCGACGGTCACCGTTGAACCACACAGCTTACTGTGCGCGCGGGCCGTCGCATCCGGTTCGGCCAGGCGGCCGATAAACGGAATATTGCCCGCAAGCTCCAGAATCTTCTGGTTATAGATATCGTTGATCATACTCGAGCGCCCATAGAAACAGTCAGGAGGCCAACTCCTGAACCTCATCATATAATGCCGCATTTGCCCCTTGCACAGAGGAAAAACCCGCACCAGGACATTGTGAACCAGCTCACCACGCCGTAACGTATGGACGAACAGGCGAAATTGCAGACAGAAATGGAGCGGTCACCTTTTATCTTTATTTTGCATTCCAGCACCAAACCGATTATATGCAGTGCGCAAGAGATCGTGACTCTGTGAAGTCATCGATCACGAAACATGATGAGGGCCATTACAGCGCTTTGTCCTTATGGTCGCATCACTTTGCGTTTCGCGTTTAGATTGCTATATTGATTTCTTCATGTGTCTGGTGCGACGAAAAATATGGATGAGAAGTCTTGAAAAGGACAGCTCACAAATTCGTCGTTGGCTATGAGAAAGGCTGGTAAGCCAGCAGCGGAGGTCCAAGAGATGGACGCAGTTGTGAAAGAACTCCTCAAGGCAGACGAAACATCTGCCAACAGCTATGGACTGCACCGCCCTTCCCGCGAGGAAGCGGAAGCGGCTGTACGGACACTGCTGGGCTGGATTGGTGAAGATCCAAACCGGGAAGGTCTTCTGGACACACCGTCACGTGTTGTGAAGGCCTATGGCGAGTTCTTCAAAGGCTATAATGAGGATCCGGATCAGGTTCTTGAGCGCACATTTGAAGAAGTGGGCGGCTATTCCGACATGATTCAGGTCCGGGATATCCCCTTCTACTCTCATTGCGAACATCACATGGTGCCGTTTATCGGCAAGGCGCACATCGCCTATTTCCCATCAAAGGGCGTTGTCGGCCTGTCCAAACTTGCGCGCGTTGTGGATGTTTATGCCCGACGTTTGCAGACCCAGGAAAATCTGACCGCAGAAATTGCCGGTTCCATCGAACGGGCACTGAAACCGCGCGGCCTGGCCATCATGATCGAAGCTGAACATCAGTGCATGTCTTTGCGCGGTGTACAGAAAATCGGCGCGTCCACCATGACCACATGGTTCTCCGGCAATTTCGACGGGGATGCAACATTGCAAGCCCGTTTCATGATGGGTGTCCGCGGGGCTTTGATTACACCATAAGACCGCACTGACCGCCACCTCTACCAGACAGGATTCCGATCGTGACCGTGTTCGCCAGTCGCGCCGATAAGAAAATGCTTGAGGATGGCAAGGAACTCGCCCCCAGGTTTGACGAAAACGGCCTCATTCCCTGCATTACCACTCATGCAGAAACCGGCGACCTTCTGATGGTCGGCTACATGAATGCGGACTCTCTGGCAAAAAGCATCGAATGCGGCGAAGCCGTCTACTGGAGCCGGTCACGGCAGGAGCTCTGGAAAAAGGGTGAAACCAGCGGCCAGACCCAGAAAATCGTCGAGATGCGGACGGATTGCGATCAGGATGCAATCTGGATCAAGGTTCTTGTAGAGGGCAATGGAGCCACATGCCATGTGGGCTATCACTCCTGTTTTTATCGCTCCGTTGAACTTGGCGAGGCAGGCGCGAAACCTCCTGCCCTCAAGTTCGAAGAGACCTCAAAAGTCTACGATCCAGATGAGGTTTATGGTCGCAAATCATAAAAAGTGACCATTTTCACTAAATAAAGAGAAATTTCTGAGATGATGATTTCAAAGGAGAAATTGTCATGCTCTATGATGTTGTCAGGCGCATGCTTCCCCCGGACAGCCGCAACAGTCAGGCTGTTGATGATGAACCGGTTATCTGGGATCCGAGAGAAACAGAGAAACCGTCAATCGGACTGGCCCTGGGTGGCGGTGCGGCGCGCGGATGGTCCCATATCGGTGCTCTCAAGGCCCTGAACGAGGCTGACATCCGCCCGGATATCATCGCGGGCACATCCATCGGCGCCGTTGTCGGCGGCTGTTACGCCGCCAATCATCTTGACATGCTGGAGGATTTCGCTCGCAGCCTTACTGGTCGCCGCATTATCGGCCTTCTCGATTTCAACATAAGAGGTGGTGGCCTGATTGGCGGGTCAAAGCTGAAATCTCTGCTGGAAGATCAGCTCAAGAACATTGCCATTGAATCGCTCAGCCGCAAGTTCATCTGTGTGGCAACCGAGCTCGGCACCGGTCACGAGATCTGGCTGCGCAGAGGACAATTGGTGGAAGCCATGCGGGCCTCCTATGCCCTGCCCGGGATTTTTGAGCCCGTCCCGTTAGGCAAGCGCTGGCTGGTGGATGGCGCTCTTGTCAATCCGGTGCCCGTATCGGTTTGCCGCGCTCTTGGTGCCCGTCTGGTTATCGCCGTCAATCTGAACATGGATACATTTGGTCATGGCTCCGTTCTTCAGGATCTGGAAGTGGGTCAAAGCGAAGAGCCAGAGGTCAAAACGTCCTTTCTCGAAAGTCTTGGTCAAACCAAGCGTTCCATCAAGCGACAGCTCCTGGGCGCATCAGGCCAGGGCCCCGGATTATCATCCGTCATGATGGAAAGCTTCAATATTATCCAGGACCGGATTGCCCGATCACGTCTTGCAGGCGATCCTCCGGACATCATGATCGGGCCACGTGTCGGTGATATCGGGTTGTTCGAGTTCCAGAAAGCAGAGCAGGCGATTGAAGCGGGCTATACGGCAACGGTGCGCCATATCGACGAAATCCGTGACATGACGCGCGCTCTGGCCTGAAGCGATCTGTTGCTCGTCAAACCGCCGTACCGGACGAAAAAATGACTATCGCAGAATGGACGCCAGCAATGGGTCTTGATCCTAGGCAGATGCTATATAGGAGCGCATCTGTTCTGCTTCCTGTTCTGCCTGCCGGATACGACGCTTGACCACATCACCAATCGAGATGATCCCGATGAGCTTGTCCTTGTCCATAACCGGCACATGACGGAAGCGACCGGCCGACATTTTTTCCATGACGGCCATAATCGTATCATCTGAGCATACGGTAACCACCGAGCTGGTCATATGCTTATCGACGGTATCCGATAAGGCGTCCCCGCCACTCTTGGCAACAGCGCGAACAATATCCCGCTCGGACAGAATACCCACAAGTATTCCGTCACCATCGCATACGACAATCGCACCAATCTTCTTTTCCGCCAGAACCTGCGCGACATCTGCCAGTGTCATGGACGGCGCAGCACATGCGACCTCGTTTCCTTTTTCCGCCAACATAGAACCAACTGTCATCGCAACCTCCTTGCTACGGTTTTGGGTTTGCGAAAACCGCCCGGCAGCGCGGTCGATACCCGGAAAGGGTCATGATCACCGGAAGTTGCTGAAGATGCAAGGGCAAGGGCGCGGTTTGCCTGCCTTTCGTCATGCGACTTGAGGTGCATGTGGTACACGCAAAAAAGAAGCCCGGAGCGCTATTTCTGCGCTTCCGGGCTGGTCGCCTCCCAGGATCCCGCCCCGAGATCTGAGATCAAAGTGTGCTCAAATATGAAGTGCAGTCTTTATCGCTGCCTCAGCACCAAAAGGCAATCATAACCGTCTGTTAACCTTAACTGCACCCGCCCCGCGCCATCGCCCTGGCACAAACAGGGTTGGCACACCCTGTGCAAGATATCCGGCAAGGGGTGCATCAGGATGTTCAAACTGTCCCAGTCTTGAACAGATGTCACAATACTGAACAGATAAACGGCCGGGGCCAAAAGGGGCATATCGGGATGAAACAT is a window of Coralliovum pocilloporae DNA encoding:
- the yidD gene encoding membrane protein insertion efficiency factor YidD encodes the protein MLKRLAQILIRTYQLTLSSLIGRSCRYEPSCSYYTHEAMERFGFWAGGWMGLFRILRCNPLGYCGFDPVPETLPPAARWYKPWTYRAMADSAEKR
- a CDS encoding iron-sulfur cluster assembly scaffold protein; the encoded protein is MINDIYNQKILELAGNIPFIGRLAEPDATARAHSKLCGSTVTVDLKMKDGVVTEFAHDVKACALGQAASSIMARSVVGASASELRDVREKMYAMLKENGDAPNGRWSDLQFLEPVRDYKPRHASTLLTFDAVVDAVSQIEKNEGAAA
- a CDS encoding PhzF family phenazine biosynthesis protein, with amino-acid sequence MTIQRIAAFSLDDRGGNPAGVHIDKTLPTPEDMQQIAADVGYSETVFAAPDTDQKSWIVRYFSPEQEVPFCGHATIALGAALAMKEGGDTFHLQLSEADITVEGQEVGNTFQAALQSPPTRSTAVTDDLLNQALDLFHLTEDDLDARIPPAVMEAGARHLVLALQSRSRLAEMAYDLEYGRDVMNSHGLVTVALVHAETDQQFRVRNAFASGGVVEDPATGAAAAALGGYLRDLDWPHGGEFIIRQGEDMGMPSRLTVTLSDERGSSIRVSGAARVMNPHAE
- the folE gene encoding GTP cyclohydrolase I FolE; its protein translation is MDAVVKELLKADETSANSYGLHRPSREEAEAAVRTLLGWIGEDPNREGLLDTPSRVVKAYGEFFKGYNEDPDQVLERTFEEVGGYSDMIQVRDIPFYSHCEHHMVPFIGKAHIAYFPSKGVVGLSKLARVVDVYARRLQTQENLTAEIAGSIERALKPRGLAIMIEAEHQCMSLRGVQKIGASTMTTWFSGNFDGDATLQARFMMGVRGALITP
- a CDS encoding patatin-like phospholipase family protein, with the protein product MLYDVVRRMLPPDSRNSQAVDDEPVIWDPRETEKPSIGLALGGGAARGWSHIGALKALNEADIRPDIIAGTSIGAVVGGCYAANHLDMLEDFARSLTGRRIIGLLDFNIRGGGLIGGSKLKSLLEDQLKNIAIESLSRKFICVATELGTGHEIWLRRGQLVEAMRASYALPGIFEPVPLGKRWLVDGALVNPVPVSVCRALGARLVIAVNLNMDTFGHGSVLQDLEVGQSEEPEVKTSFLESLGQTKRSIKRQLLGASGQGPGLSSVMMESFNIIQDRIARSRLAGDPPDIMIGPRVGDIGLFEFQKAEQAIEAGYTATVRHIDEIRDMTRALA
- the hisI gene encoding phosphoribosyl-AMP cyclohydrolase, with the protein product MLEDGKELAPRFDENGLIPCITTHAETGDLLMVGYMNADSLAKSIECGEAVYWSRSRQELWKKGETSGQTQKIVEMRTDCDQDAIWIKVLVEGNGATCHVGYHSCFYRSVELGEAGAKPPALKFEETSKVYDPDEVYGRKS
- a CDS encoding lysophospholipid acyltransferase family protein is translated as MKFPELSYASPSDPFARRMVIRLVEGLSGRNKFLPLYAIWKKRVLDQCDTPMSDLLDLIRVTLSIKGEGWPVRSVPKGPLVIVANHPFGIGDGIALLSLAEKLGRPYKVMIHSELLKVPEIRPYSLPVDFSESREALQANIATKKEALRLLAEGTTIVVFPAGGVATAERPLGQAVDLPWKTFVAKLIQASKASVMPVYFEGQNGPLFHLVSKFSQTLRLSLLIREFKRLRGRTMYVRVGALISFDQFEMQSDRKALTDELYRRVHELAAEQQMAA
- a CDS encoding CBS domain-containing protein, producing MTVGSMLAEKGNEVACAAPSMTLADVAQVLAEKKIGAIVVCDGDGILVGILSERDIVRAVAKSGGDALSDTVDKHMTSSVVTVCSDDTIMAVMEKMSAGRFRHVPVMDKDKLIGIISIGDVVKRRIRQAEQEAEQMRSYIASA
- the thrS gene encoding threonine--tRNA ligase; this encodes MITLTFPDGATREMEPGVSGADVALAISKSLSKKAVASKINGVLSDLSDPIHADADIEIVTRDAPEALELIRHDCAHVLAEAVQDLFPGTQVTIGPVIENGFYYDFARDEPFSVDDFAAIEKRMRQIIERDAPFTKELWSRDEAKAFFAEKGEHYKVELVDMIPEGEDLKIYRQGDWLDLCRGPHMPSVGKIGPAFKLMKVAGAYWRGDANNPMLSRIYGTAWASEKELKAYLHMLEEAEKRDHRRLGREMDLYHFQEEGPGVVFWHPKGWTVFQEMISYMRRRLDDTGYQEVNAPQILDKALWETSGHWDWYRENMFVTQTEDDRVFAIKPMNCPGHVQIFKHGLKSYRDLPLRLSEFGSVSRYEPSGALHGLMRVRAFTQDDAHIFCTEDQMAEECLKINDLILSTYADFGFHEIVVKLSTRPEKRVGSDELWDHAEAVMSEVLKTIEEQSEGRIKTDILPGEGAFYGPKFEYTLRDAIGREWQCGTTQVDFNLPERFGAFFVDADGEKKTPVMIHRAICGSMERFLGILIEDYAGHFPLWLAPTQVVVTTITSAADDYAAEVAQKLRAAGVRAELDIRNEKINYKVREHSVTKVPLIFVCGNREAEEGTVNIRRLGSKDQTVMSFDDAMAMMLEEMTPPDVKRRKG